One genomic window of Ziziphus jujuba cultivar Dongzao chromosome 4, ASM3175591v1 includes the following:
- the LOC125422046 gene encoding receptor-like protein 33 has translation MDFLPLLHLILIITTCVASFGQPLCHNDDNVSLLEFKKSFNLEKFASINPFAYPKVSSWRLEENGDCCSWDGVGCDTDTGRVVALDLSSSFLHGSINSTSTLFNLSQLQRLNLADNDFNFSHIPSAMGHLSRLTYLNLSHSSFYGQVPFEISGLSNLSFLDLSYNDLELKSPNLSRLVRNLINLKQLHLTYVGVSSTVPSFLANFSSLTSLLLSDCGLQGEFPHGIFQLPNLQVLNLRNNPHLSGYLPEFHSNSSFEVLLLHNTSFSRKIPSSIENLHFLLQLDFGACRFSGLVPSSLRKLTRLTSLDLSGNNFEVNQFPSFLQNLTQLTKLRLKECQLTGEIPGWVGKLTRLTDLGLYSNNLHAHIPSSLGKLTRLTDLNLAANNFEGQIPSFLQNLTQLSVLWIGDNQFTGEIPSWLETFTLLTHLNLGMNKLHGLIPSSLGRLTSLTYLDFQMNNLKGQIPSFIQNLTNLTYLSLQDNELSGTLYFDMFLGLKNLESLLLGRNKLSILVQTSNMNATVPRFRSLDLASCNLTEFPYFLRYQDRLEWLVLHGNKIHGQIPKWIWNLSIQTMANVDVSDNYLTGFEQTPVLIAWVHLISLDLSFNKLKGQLPIPPPSTIEYHVSNNKLSGQISPFFCNLSSLLVLDLSNNQLTGKLPKCLENFRNTLLVLNMSINHFRGSIPQMCANGSNVRMIDLSHNQFQGSLPQMLANCMKLEVLNLGNNRFNDVFPSWLGTLPNLRLLILRSNNLHGVIRELSYPGFFSLHVFDLSNNSFAGKLSSEFLKNLEAMRFKDPANSSYLVANFSFDVKAVTWSNEFAYSITITNKGMVMLYEKVQEVFAVIDLSSNRFEGSIPESLGILQGLHVLNLSNNILTGKIPSTLGNITELESLDLSNNKLSGQIPQQLAQLTFLSVFKVAHNHLTGPIPQLNQLSTFDVSSYEGNNGLCGNPLPKKCESSVPPSGFEDEQDAESALEFYWITIVPAYVSGLVIGVVIGQIYATKKHDWFVKTFGQWKQKRRRRKMQRFPWRY, from the coding sequence atggacTTCCTACCACTGCTTCATCTTATTCTCATCATCACCACTTGCGTTGCTTCTTTTGGGCAGCCACTTTGCCATAATGATGACAACGTTTCCTTGTTAGAGTTCAAGAAAAGCTTTAATTTAGAAAAGTTTGCTTCTATAAATCCTTTTGCATATCCCAAAGTTTCATCTTGGAGACTAGAAGAGAATGGAGATTGCTGTTCATGGGATGGCGTGGGGTGCGATACTGACACCGGTCGTGTCGTTGCTCTAGACCTCAGCAGTAGTTTCCTTCATGGTTCTATAAACTCCACCAGCACCCTCTTCAACCTTTCTCAACTTCAAAGGCTTAACCTTGCTGATAATGATTTTAACTTCTCTCATATCCCTTCTGCAATGGGTCATCTTTCAAGGTTAACATATCTCAATCTTTCTCATTCATCTTTTTATGGTCAAGTTCCATTTGAGATCTCAGGACTCTCAAATCTGTCTTTCCTTGATCTATCTTACAATGATTTGGAATTGAAGAGTCCAAATTTGAGTAGGTTGGTTAGAAATTTAATAAACCTGAAACAACTTCATCTTACTTATGTTGGCGTATCCTCCACAGTGCCTAGCTTTTTGGCAAATTTCTCTTCATTAACATCCTTACTTCTAAGTGATTGCGGATTGCAAGGTGAGTTCCCACACGGAATTTTTCAACTTCCAAACCTACAAGTTCTTAATTTGAGGAACAACCCTCATCTTTCAGGTTATCTACCTGAATTTCACTCTAATAGTTCTTTTGAGGTATTGCTACTTCACAACACaagtttttctagaaaaataccCTCTTCCATTGAAAACCTTCATTTCCTGCTTCAGTTAGATTTTGGAGCATGTAGGTTTTCTGGGTTGGTTCCATCTTCGCTCCGTAAACTAACCAGGCTTACTTCTTTGGACCTCTCAGGAAATAATTTTGAGGTAAATcaatttccttcttttcttcaaAACCTCACCCAGCTCACCAAGTTACGTCTAAAAGAATGTCAGTTAACTGGTGAAATTCCAGGTTGGGTTGGAAAACTAACCCGATTAACTGATCTTGGACTTTATTCAAATAACTTGCATGCCCATATCCCATCATCCCTTGGCAAACTAACTAGGCTTACCGATTTGAACCTCGCAGCAAACAATTTTGAGGGTCAAATCCCTTCTTTTCTTCAAAACCTAACCCAACTCTCTGTGTTATGGATTGGTGACAATCAATTCACTGGTGAAATTCCATCTTGGTTGGAAACCTTTACCCTTTTAACTCATTTAAATCTTGGAATGAATAAACTGCATGGTCTTATCCCATCTTCCCTTGGTAGACTAACTAGCCTCACTTATTTGGACTTTCAAATGAACAATTTGAAGGGTCAAATCCCTTCTTTTATTCAAAACCTCACAAACCTTACATACCTTTCTCTTCAAGACAACGAATTGAGTGGCACACTGTACTTTGACATGTTTCTTGGCTTGAAAAATTTAGAGTCACTTTTATTAGGGCGTAACAAGTTATCCATACTTGTTCAAACTAGCAATATGAATGCAACTGTTCCAAGGTTCCGAAGTTTAGACTTGGCTTCATGCAATTTAACCGAATTCCCTTATTTTCTAAGGTATCAAGATAGATTAGAGTGGTTGGTTTTGCATGGAAACAAGATACATGGTCAAATACCTAAATGGATATGGAACCTGAGCATACAGACCATGGCCAATGTCGACGTTTCTGACAACTACTTGACAGGCTTTGAACAAACTCCAGTTTTGATCGCTTGGGTTCACTTGATCAGCTTAGATCTTTCATTCAACAAACTAAAAGGCCAGTTACCAATTCCTCCACCATCCACCATTGAGTACCATGTCTCAAATAACAAACTGAGTGGACAAATTTCACCTTTCTTTTGCAATCTGAGTTCGCTACTAGTGCTTGATTTGTCAAATAACCAGTTGACTGGTAAGCTTCCAAAATGTTTGGAAAATTTCAGGAACACTTTACTGGTCTTGAATATGAGTATCAACCATTTTCGTGGTAGCATTCCCCAAATGTGTGCAAATGGAAGCAATGTGAGAATGATTGATCTAAGCCACAATCAGTTCCAAGGAAGTTTACCACAAATGTTGGCCAATTGTATGAAGCTTGAAGTTCTCAATCTCGGGAATAACCGATTCAATGATGTTTTCCCTTCATGGTTAGGGACTCTTCCAAACTTAAGGCTACTTATACTGCGATCAAACAATCTTCATGGAGTGATTAGGGAACTTAGCTATCCTGGGTTTTTTAGTCTGCATGTTTTTGATCTCTCCAATAACAGTTTTGCAGGTAAATTGTCATCTGAATTCTTAAAAAATTTGGAGGCCATGAGATTTAAAGACCCTGCCAATTCATCGTATCTGGTGGCAAACTTCAGTTTTGATGTAAAGGCTGTAACATGGAGCAATGAATTTGCTTACTCAATAACCATAACAAACAAAGGAATGGTTATGCTTTATGaaaaggttcaagaagtttttgcAGTCATTGACCTTTCAAGTAACAGATTTGAAGGATCAATTCCAGAGAGTTTGGGGATTTTACAAGGGCTTCATGTGCTTAACCTTTCCAACAACATTCTCACTGGTAAAATCCCATCAACCTTGGGAAACATAACGGAGCTTGAATCACTTGATCTTTCCAACAACAAGCTCTCAGGACAGATCCCTCAGCAACTTGCACAATTGACATTTCTTAGTGTGTTTAAGGTTGCTCATAACCATCTCACTGGACCTATACCCCAACTGAACCAGCTTAGCACATTCGATGTCAGTTCGTATGAGGGGAACAATGGATTATGCGGAAATCCATTGCCAAAAAAGTGTGAAAGTTCAGTACCACCTTCAGGCTTTGAAGATGAACAAGATGCAGAGTCCGCATTGGAGTTTTATTGGATCACAATCGTGCCGGCATATGTTAGTGGACTAGTAATTGGAGTGGTTATTGGGCAGATATATGCAACCAAGAAGCATGATTGGTTTGTGAAGACCTTTGGCCAGTGGAAACAAAAACGCAGGAGGAGGAAGATGCAGAGGTTTCCATGGAGATATTGA